Proteins encoded by one window of Channa argus isolate prfri chromosome 1, Channa argus male v1.0, whole genome shotgun sequence:
- the cart4 gene encoding cocaine- and amphetamine-regulated transcript 4 — translation MESMRVLVYLSICLSVLTSLCQGQRSANNQLPSVPDDSVLGLTTRELAEALQGFLDDADSTVGLSVEKKASVIPRCDVGERCAMKHGPRIGRLCDCLRGTACNTFFLRCY, via the exons ATGGAGAGTATGCGAGTGCTGGTCTacctgtctatctgtctgtccgTGCTGACGTCGCTCTGTCAGGGTCAAAGGTCGGCTAACAACCAGCTGCCTTCTGTGCCCGATGACTCGGTCCTCGGACTCACAACCAGAGAGCTG GCTGAAGCTCTGCAGGGTTTCCTAGATGATGCTGACAGCACAGTCGGACTGTCTGTGGAGAAGAAAGCCAGCGTCATCCCGAGG tgTGACGTGGGGGAGCGCTGTGCGATGAAACACGGCCCTCGGATTGGTCGACTGTGCGACTGTCTCAGAGGAACAGCATGCAACACCTTCTTCCTGCGCTGCTactga